The sequence below is a genomic window from Flavobacterium lipolyticum.
AATGGATTATGAAACGGTTTATAATTTTGGAAAACAAGTAGATGTTCTGACTTTTGAAATCGAACTGGTTAACCTGGAAGCCCTGACACAATTAGAGAATGAAGGATTGAAAATCTATCCTTCACCTAAAACCTTAAAAGGAATTCAAAACAAAGGAATTCAAAAACAATTTTACGCGGATCACCATATCCCAACAGCACCATTTGAGCGCTTTGAAAATTTAGCAGGTCTTAAAGCTAAAATTCAAGATATAAAACTACCATTTGTCTGGAAATGCACTGAGTTTGGTTACGACGGAAACGGCGTAAAAGTAATTCGTCAGGTTTCAGATCTGGACAGTTTGCCAAATGTAGAATGCATTGCAGAAACTATGATTCCGTTTAAAAACGAATTGGCTGTTATTGTCTGTAGAAATCCATCAGGAGAAATAAAAACGTATCCGGTTGTTGAAATGGAATTTCATCCGGAAGCCAACCAGGTAGAATATGTAATCTGTCCTGCCAGAATTGAGGAGAAAGTAGCCCAAAAAGCGAGAGCGATTGCCTTAAATGTTTCGGAAAAATTCAATCATGTTGGTCTTTTGGCTGTTGAAATGTTTCAGACTAATGACGATGCTATTTTAGTAAATGAAGTAGCTCCGCGTCCGCACAATTCAGGACATTACTCGATTGAAGCCAGTTATACTTCGCAATTCGAAAATCATTTGCGTGCGATTTTGGATCTTCCCTTGGGAAATACCGACAGTAAAGTTGCCGGGATTATGGTTAACTTAGTAGGTGCCGAAGGATTTTCGGGAGATGTTGTTTATGAAAATATCGAAACCATTTTGGGATGGAACGGTGTTACCCCACATATTTACGGTAAAAAACAAACACGCCCTTTCAGAAAAATGGGGCATGTTACCATCGTAAATGAAAATATGTCTGAGGCCAGAAGAATTGCCGAGGATGTTAAGAATACGATTAGAGTGATTAGTAATTAGTTGCCGTTTTCAGCCACAGTCAACAGTCTGAAACCTGAAACAGAACAAGTAGTTTTCATTCACAGTCAACAGTTTACAACAACTTGAATCAAAAATATTACAAATGGGATTTCTTGATCTTCTTGATTTATTAAACAATGCTTCAAAGGCAGGTAAAACCCAAAATTTAACTAAAAATTACGTTGAAAAGTTTATTGATAAAAATGAATATGTTGGTGAGAGAATCAAATATTTTATTGGATTCTTATTTATAACATTGTTCTTAATTGTATTAGGTCTTGGAATTATATTTCTAATTTTTAAAACCATAAAACAGTCTTAAACAAAATAACTTCTAAATTTCAGTTTTGATCAACCTGAAACTTGAAACCTGAAACCTGAAACAAAAAAAACCTGAAACAAAAAAACCTGAAACAAAAAAATAAAATGAGCAAAGTAGCCATCATCATGGGAAGTATCTCTGACATGCCGGTCATGCAGGATGCCATCGACATATTAAAACAATTTAATGTTGAAGTTGAAGTAGACATCGTTTCGGCACACCGAACGCCGGAAAAACTATTTGATTTCAGTAAAAATGCACACACTCGCGGAATTTCAGTAATTATTGCCGGAGCGGGGGGAGCTGCGCACTTGCCCGGAATGGTTGCCTCAATGTCGCCGCTTCCGGTAATTGGTGTTCCGGTAAAATCAAGCAATTCTATTGATGGTTGGGATTCGGTACTATCGATCCTTCAAATGCCAGGCGGAGTTCCTGTTGCAACAGTAGCATTAAACGGTGCTAAAAATGCCGGAATCTTAGCAGCACAAATCATTGGAAGTCACGATAAAAAAGTACTTGATACTATTATTTCGTATAAAGAAGAATTAAAAGCGGCAGTTAATAAAGCGGCTGAGAGCCTTAAATAGTTTTCAGTCTCAGTCTCAGTAAGCACTAAAAATTGAGACTGAAAACTGAGACTGAATATTCAAAAAAAATAAACTCTTTAGTCTCAGTTCGCACTGAAAACTGAGACGGAGACTGAAAACTAAAAAAAATGAGCATCTTAACACAACATTTCAATACGAAACACAATACAGCACCTTTTTCGCAGATTAAAATCGAAGATTATGTTCCTGCTTTCAACGAAGCAATTGCTTTGGCTAAAGCCGAAATTGATGCCATCGTAAACAATCCCGACGAACCTACTTTTGAAAATACCGTTGTAGCAATGGATTTTACAGGTGATGTTCTGGATCGTCTTTCCAGTATTTTCTTCAATCTAAATTCGGCAGAAACCACTGATGAGATGCAAAAAATTGCACAGGAAGTTTCTCCTTTACTTTCAGAGTTCGGAAATGACATTACCTTAAATGCAGCATTATTTGCTAAAATCAAAGCCGTTCACGAGCAAAAAGAAAAGCTGAATTTAAATCCGGAGCAAACTACGCTTTTGGATAAAAAATACAAAAGCTTCTCGAGAAACGGAGCCAATTTACCTGAGGATAAAAAAGAAAACTTACGTGAGATCGATAAAGAATTGTCGAAATTAAGTCTGCAGTTTGGCGAAAATGTTTTGGCTGAAACCAATGCTTTTGAGTTGCATTTAACCGACGAGAAAGATCTAGCTGGTTTACCGGAAGGTACAATCGAAGCGGCGAGATTATTAGCTAAAAGTCAGGAAAAAGAGGGATGGATTTTCACTTTAGATTATCCAAGTTATATTCCGTTTGTAACGTATGCCGATAATCGTGAATTACGCAAAAAAATGGCGATTGCCTTTGGTGCAAAAGCTTTTCAAAATAACGAGTTTGACAATCAGGAGAACGTACTGGCAATTGCCAAATTACGTTTTAAAAGAGCTAATTTATTAGGGTACAAAACTCATGCTCATTTTGTTTTAGAGGAAAGAATGGCCGAGAGTCCGGAAAAAGTTTTCTCTTTCCTAAATGATTTGCTGGCTAAAGCAAAACCGGCAGCTCAAAAAGAATTTGCTGAATTAGCCTCTTTTGCCAAAGATTTGGACGGAATTGAACAATTGGAAAAATGGGATGGTGCTTATTATTCTGAAAAATTAAAACAGCAGCTTTTCAACTTAGATGACGAAAAACTGAAACCTTATTTTCAATTAGAAAAAGTTTTAGCTGGAGCTTTTACGGTTGCCCAAAAACTTTACGGATTAACTTTTACCGAAGTTTTTGATATCGACAAATATCACGAAGAAGTGATGACCTACGAGGTAAAAGATACAGAGAACAATTTAGTTGCTATTTTCTACGCTGATTTTTTCCCTAGAAGAGGAAAACGAAACGGAGCCTGGATGACCTCTTTCAAATCGCAATCTATAAAAGATGGGACAAACGAAAGACCTCATATTTCGAACGTTTGCAACTTTACAAAACCAACAGAAACCAAACCTTCGTTATTGACGTTTAATGAAGTTACTACTTTATTTCACGAATTTGGTCACGGTTTACACGGAATGCTTGCCAACACCACTTACCCTAGCTTGTCCGGAACTTCTGTATTTTGGGATTTTGTAGAATTACCAAGTCAAATTATGGAAAACTGGTGTTACGAACCTGAAGCTTTGGCTTTATTTGCTAATCATTACGAAACGAATGAAGTTATTCCGATCGAATATGTTCAAAAAATTAAAGAAAGTGCCAGTTTTCAAGAAGGTCTTGCCACTTTGCGTCAATTGAGTTTTGGTCTTTTGGATATGGCCTGGCACGGGCAAGATCCGACAGCTATTACAGATCTAAAAACTTTTGAAACAGAGCAATTTGCAAACACTCAATTATACCCTGATGTAAAAGAGAATGCAATGAGTACTGCTTTTTCTCATATTTTCCAGGGCGGTTATTCTTCAGGATATTACAGTTATAAATGGGCAGAAGTACTGGATGCTGATGCTTTTGAATATTTTCAGGAAAACGGCATCTTCAATTACGAAGTCGCTGCAAAATTCAGAGACAATGTACTTTCTAAAGGCGGAACTGAGCATCCGATGACATTATACAAACGTTTCAGAGGTCAGGAACCAAAACCGGAAGCTCTATTGAAAAGAGCAGGATTGCTTTAAGATTTTTAGACTTCTTAACGTATTAGATATATTTAAAACCGAGGTAGAAATACTTCGGTTTTTTTGATTCGATCTAGCTACAAATACCATAAATAATTTTACTTATCTTCACCATTTTTTTAACCCATATCTTCGAAATTCAAATTGAAAAAACTTCTCAAAAAACTAATTTACCTTTTCATCATTGGGGTTATTGCAATCATTTCTGTTAATTGGTATGTTAAATCCTCAACTAGTAATTTGATTTATCACACTGTAAATAATATTCCCAAAAATGAAGTGGGAATTATTTTTGGAGCCGGAATCAACGGTGACCAGCCCAGTAAATATTTAAAAGACAGACTGGATGCCGGAATCCTATTGTATAAAACCCATAAAATAGATAAAATTCTGCTTTCAGGCGACAATGGCAGAGATGAATATGATGAACTTACCGTTATGAAAACATATTGTTTCAACCACGGAGTTGACACTGCTAAAATATTTATTGATTACGCCGGCTTTGACACCTATTCAACTATGTACAGGGCCTCACATATTTTTAAAACAAAAAAAGCAACTTTAATTTCTCAGGAATATCACTTGAACAGGGCCATTTACATTGGACAAAAACTGGGCGTAAAATCAATTGGATTTTCTGCCAACAAAGGAGAATATCTGGGATATCCATATGTGACTTTTAGAGAATTCGGTTCTATTTTTAAATCTTTTTTTGATGTTTTAAGAAATCGCGAGCCTCGTTTTTTAGGAAACGAAATTAATATTAATGGTGTTTCCAATTATTCAAAAGAGGATAAACGATAACAAACACTTTTTTTGCTTCCCAAAAAAATTCTAACACTACCTTTTTAAAGAAAAATGACTTCTAATCTGTTTTGCAATACCTGGGTTATTTATTTCTTCATAAGTTAGAACAAACCAGTAATCTGAAGCAAAAACAGGACTGTTCCTATAAGTACCATTCCATCCCGGAGTATCTTTAGTCAAACGAGTGATGAACTTACCATATCTGTCAAAAATATCGATCTCTAATTTATTAAAAATCTCCAAATTATTTACATGCCAGGTATCATTATATCCATCACTATTAGGCGTAAAAAACTTAGGATAATCCCATTCGGTTAACTCAGGTTTTTCTAACTCACAATCTTCTTTGTTTAAAAAAATCACTTTTGCCAGAGGCGAAAATAAATAACATCCTTTACTGGTAATAATATTAACGGTATAATTTCCTTCCTGAGTTGCAACATAAGTATTCGTATTGGCTCCGAAGATAGCAGTATCATCAACTTCCCATTGATAAGACTTAATGATATGATTGGAAGGAATATTCACCTCTAAAACAGTACTGTCCCCTTTGCAAATCATTAAATTTCCTTCAATTACAGCCTCTACTAACACTGTATTCTCTTCAATAATCAGAACGTCATCCATTAAAAGACTACAACTTCTTGTTGAAATTTTGGTTAATCGATAAGTTCCCACCGGAGCCGGAGACTCTATTACTATAAATAAACCTTTACTATCAATAGTCACCGGAGATTGAACTATCCCATTTAATTCATAATCGATTGTAAATGGCCCCGAATCTTTACTTGTAATTTCTACCTGAATACCTGAATTCTCTCCTAAACAAGAATCTCCCCCATATTTGACTAATTTAGCGTTTGCAGTAAATGGTTCTTCATTATCAATCACAAGAATATTATCTAATGAAAAGCGGCATCCTCTAGTTGAAATTTCTGTAATTTGATAGATTCCGGCCTGAGCTGGAGCTGTTACTAATGTATATAAACCCACATCTTCTATAGTTACAGGAGATTGCAGTATTCCGTTAATTTCATACTCTATTACAAAAGGACCTGAATCGGGGCTCGTAATTTCTACCTGTACTCCTGAATTTTCTCCTAAACAAGCATTCCCTCTGTATTTAATTAGGCTCGCACTGGCTTTAGGAGGTACTCCTCCATAAATAATTAAAGTATCATCCAGTAAAAAATCACAACCCCCAACTGAAATTTTTGTTAATCGATAAGTTCCAACATTTGCCGGAGCCATTATTAATCTGTGCAAACCTGCACTACTTATCGTTACAGGAGATTGACCGATTCCGTTAATTTCATATTCTATTTTAAATGGTCCCGATTTTGTACTTGTTATGTATACCTGAATCCCTGAGCCTAACCCTGAACAAGAAACTCCTCCATATCTCACTAATTTAGCACCGGCTGATACCGGAATTCCTTTATCAATAACAATGGTATCGTCAAGCATCGAATTACATCCGCCTGTAGAAATTTTAGTCAATCGATAAGTCCCTTCCTTAGCCGGAGCCACTATTAAGGAATACAAACCTGTATTGTTTATTGTTACGGGAGATTGAGCCACTCCGTTTATTTCATATTCTATTGTAAAAGGACCGGATCCGGTACTTCTTATTTCAACCTTGACCCCCGCTCCTGTTCCCGTACATGTTCCTCCTCCGTCTTTAACTAATTTTGCTGATATTGCAACTCCAACATTTTTTATTTCTATAGGCTCGCACACAACTTCTCCGGCAGAATTAGCATCACTGATCGCAATAATAGCATATGTTCCTTCTGACAAGGATGCCGGATTTATCGAATAAGGATTTTGTGAAGTGGTTATTTCGGGATAAACAATTTCCGGAGATACATCTGTTCTCTTGTAAGTAAATTTATAGGGAGCTGTCCCTGAGAAATAAACCGTTAATCCTAAATCTTTTCCGCAACCTCCGTCAAATCCTTCCATTCTGGCTGTAGGAGCAAAACAACCGTTTGATTCGTTACCATATGTTTCAGACATTCCTTTTTTAGGATCAAAGGCTGGTAAAAAGACAACTATTGCCTCTACTACATCATGCATCTGGTATCTGAAAGATATAGAATTCCCTCCATTGATACGATCAAAAACGGGTTTGATTGTGGCTCTGAAATTTGCTTCTGTTACTCCGAAAGCAGCATAAAATGGCGTAACTTTTTTTATATACTCGTCTACGTCACTCCATTCAATTTGTGAGTCATAAAATCCTCTAAATGTATGAGCCGATCTATCGGTTACTCCCCAAATAGCAGCATCAGTCCAGCTGATATCTGCGACCCTGTCGTCTAATACTTTTGTCAGCCTGTTAATTTGTTCTGCATAAAGCCGGTCCAAGCCGGAAGGTGAAGCCGGAGAGATATAATCCATCAAATTTGTTGCAGCGACAGCATTCGCACGATTTTTAACAAAAACAGGTTCAAAAGCACCACTATTCATTCCCTGATTATAAGCCAAAGCTAAAATTTTAACCGCTGCATAAGGATCTTTTGAGTCTTTTATGAACCCTATAGGATTCCAGCATTTAACATATTGCCAAAAAGCAATATTTCTGTAATCATGATACATTTTTATAATAGACTGAAACTCAAAACTTGCCCCTATGGCCGGATCGCCTATAAAACTATTCTTAGAAACCTGAGGTATAAAACAAGGATAGTTCATAAACATCTCCATCCAGCTTCCTCCCATCTCTTGCTGAAAATATCCTGCCGCAACCTTGCCTGTAGTATCATAACAATTGACTCCACCATTAATTAAATCCTGATTTGGGTATTTTTTTGTAACCCAACTTGGAGCAATAAGTTTACTCCCTTCGCAACCTGCATTTATTTCCTGAATCGTTGTTGCAAAATACTCATTGATACTCATCGCCTCAAATCCCATCAGGTTTGTAAACAAACTGTGAGAAACGGCCATACCAATAGCCCAGCCTTTTCTGTTTTCAGGAATATAAACATCTACTCGTTCACCCCACGCCCAAACCGAGCCTTCGCCGATTTTTATTTCATTACCATTAGGTCCCGCAGGCTTTATGGCGCAGATACTGCTAAAACTTTTTTCGCACTTAAAATTCTCGGTAGCTGGTGGGGTATAGCAAGTAATTCCTTTTATAGGAGTACCATTTAATGTACCCTGGCCCGGCGGAAACATTCCCGGCACATAATTCATCGTGACACTATAAATTGTAGTACCAACCGGCAGAACATCTCCCCAGGTAGTTTTTTTAAGCTCAACTATACCGTTATTTCCGTTTTGAATGACATCCATTCCGGACCACATGACAACATTAGAAACTCCTTTCCAATTGAAAACAAAGCTATAGTCCGGTATGGAAGTATTCGTTTTATTGTGAACTTTAAAATCCAAAACAATCGTGTTTCCATGCTTACCTGTCATACAAAACTCATAACTTACTTGAGAATATGCGTTATTTAGGTTCAATAAAAAAAACAGTAAAAGAAATTGTATTTTGTAAAACTTCATCATTATTTATCTGTATTATAAAGGATCACGAAACAATTCATTTTCGATCAGCATAAAGAATTAGATGACCTAACGAATTTAATTCCGTTAGCCAACTTCATTTTTCAGGAAATTGAATATTATTTAATCCTAAAAATTAACCAGCTTATACGATTTTCTTTGTCCCAAATTATCGGTTATGACTACAATAAATAGCTGCTTAGTCAGGAAACTTCTATCTTCTAACCATAAATTTCTATGGTTTTGACTGTTTTTATAGCTTAGTACAGATTGCCCAAGAATATTGTAAACCTCAACATGGTCAATTTCTGTTGCTTCATTATGTACAGCTATTTCCAATACATTATTTTTAAAATGGGCAATTATATTTTTATCACCCGTTTTATCAAAATGATCTACTGAAAGTGATTTACTGAAGTAGTCGTGATACTTATTAGAAAACTCATACCCGCTGCCACAACTGGCATCCCAATTGATAGACCAGGTCATAACTCCTCTCATTTGCGGCTGCAAAGAAGATTTCATGGTATATTTTCTTCCGGAATAGGTAGTCCCAAATCGTAAGTAATTAAAAGCATCAATCCCTTTGTCAGGTGTGAGATATCCTCCTGCCGGTGCCGCTCCCGGACAAGCCGGAATTGCAATAACTATTTTAGAAGCCGGCAATGGTGGAAAATAAAATCCTGTAGAGGCTACATTGAATCCTTTCATTAACATATCTGACATGGCTACTAAAAAATCCGGAGTGGCTTGAGAATAGGCTGTGTTATCTAAAGCATTTAAAGATCCGGTGTTATACAATTGCACCATCAAAAGATCCAGCTCATTACGCAAATTATGAATTACCGGCAAAAAAGATCCGGCTCCATCTCCATACACCGAATATCCAACTTGTACATAATAGGTTTCCGGAGCAGCAGTTAAAATAAAACCTGTTCCATAATAAGCCTTTAATTCCTTGAAAGCATCAATTACATTCTTAAGTTTTGGGTAGGCCGAAATCGCCGAATAAGAAAAATCTTTTAGCGCTCCTGCTCCAAAATTCATAGAACCACCTTCAAAATCAATATCAACACCATCAAAATTATACTGATCAACAATCGCTTTTATTCCGTTTACAAAAATATTTTTTTGGTTAATGGTGTTTAGTACAACATGACCATTCTGTCCACCAATTGACACAATTACCGGAATACCTTTATCCCTTAAGCTCTTGATATCATTTTTTAACAATTGCGGATCAAAGACTCCATTAGTAAAAAATCTTGGTTCATTTACTACTAAAACCGGAGTATAACCATCTCTATTCACCGTTTCTATAAATGAATAAACAACAACATTGTATTTCTTGTCTGCAATTTGTCTAAAGTACAAAAACGGCGCACTTGTGTTCTCCCATCCATGTGCATAACCAACAATAACTTTAGCTGGCAAAGGATTAAACTTTGAGTTAACAATAGTAATCGATTGATTCAATAAATTCTCACCGCCTTTATTATCAATTGCTTTTACAATTATTGGATATTCTTTATAGCTACTAGGAGTAAAAGTATAGCTATACGTGTCTCCAGAACCTTTTATCATAGGAAAATAAGTTCCGTTTACATTTACTGCAACACTTGAAATTGTACCATCTCTATCTGTAACATTAACACTTATTGAAACTGGTTGAAAACCGGAAGCTTGATTGACTGTATTAGATGCAGGTGTAAGCCAGGTAATTTCCGGCAATACATTTGGACATGCTGTACCTGAACATTGCAAATAAAATGGAAAACTATTTTCGGCTGTAGCATTATTAGAGGCTGTAGCTGTAGCTTTTAGCGTGTAATTTTTATTAAAATCAGCTACTGCCGGTGTCCATGTTGCCGTATACTCTATACCTGTTGTAGGCGTTCCTGTAATATTTAACCCATTTACATTAAATACAACCGATGCTATTGTAATCTTTCCATCATCAGTAGTCATGCTTCCATTTGCTTTAAGCTGAATAACTGCTCCGGGAACTATAGTAAGATTTGCAGCAGACGGGCTCGTAATTGTCACTTGAGGGGCAGCAGCACTTGAATTAAAGTTATATTCTTTTGACGAAACCGGAATTGGCAAATTGGCCAGATCTGTAGGATAATAAACAACAGAGTTGTTATCCCAGGCATTCATTTTTAAACTTGAAATGGTGGTATAACCCGAAAATATTGCATTGTCAAAGCTATATTTTCCATAGGCATCTGTTGTAGCAACAAAGGTAGCATAAGGATGTGTACTATCTGTCCATGGAAGATTTAGTTCAATTTTTGCACCTGCGATTGGCACAGAACCATTTTTGACCATTCCGCTTATTTTATTAGTTGGAGTGGCATTTTGATTAAAATCTAAAACTTTGTTTTCACTTAACGCACTGTATAAAGTAGAAACTGGTGAAAATGTCATTCCTGTTTTGGCAGCAGTAATGGTATAGTCTGCTCCTGCTGTTAAACCGCTTATCCTATAAGCTCCTTTTGAATCTGAAACTCCAGTAACATTGGCTGTTGCCGAAGCTACAGTAACGGTTACTCCGGAAACTGCCGTAATACCATTTAGCACGGTTCCCGTAATGGTATAAAGAGGTTGTGTACCCTGTATAACAATACCGGTTTGGTTGGCAGTAACATTTGTTAATTTTACCGGCGTAAAAGTATAGGAAACCTTTAAAGCTGTAACCGCATAATTTGCTCCTGAAACTACTTTAGTAAAAGTAAAATTCCCATCTGAGGATTTAACGGTTTGTATAACGGCATCATTCTCATCTTTTAGCTGAACTGTGACATCCGAAACCAAATTGGTACCCATTTTTGCAGTACCACTAATGGTTAAAGTTCCCTCAACGGCAACCTTAAAGGAAGCATCTATCTGATTTAATAATGCATTAGGTACAGCACCTCTGGTATCCTGAGACAACTCCCAAACCATACCTCCGGCAAGGTTTTTAGACGTTATATATTTAGCTTTAAGATCCATCGATTGTTTATCTTCGTAAGAGATAAACTGTTTTAGTGTCGAGTTGTATAAATAAGGAACTTTGGTGGTGTTATCCCAATATCGTACCCAT
It includes:
- a CDS encoding 5-(carboxyamino)imidazole ribonucleotide synthase, with product MNYFSSDFKLGILGGGQLGKMLLFDTRKFDIQTYILDPSDEAPSKFACNKFFQGDLMDYETVYNFGKQVDVLTFEIELVNLEALTQLENEGLKIYPSPKTLKGIQNKGIQKQFYADHHIPTAPFERFENLAGLKAKIQDIKLPFVWKCTEFGYDGNGVKVIRQVSDLDSLPNVECIAETMIPFKNELAVIVCRNPSGEIKTYPVVEMEFHPEANQVEYVICPARIEEKVAQKARAIALNVSEKFNHVGLLAVEMFQTNDDAILVNEVAPRPHNSGHYSIEASYTSQFENHLRAILDLPLGNTDSKVAGIMVNLVGAEGFSGDVVYENIETILGWNGVTPHIYGKKQTRPFRKMGHVTIVNENMSEARRIAEDVKNTIRVISN
- the purE gene encoding 5-(carboxyamino)imidazole ribonucleotide mutase — translated: MSKVAIIMGSISDMPVMQDAIDILKQFNVEVEVDIVSAHRTPEKLFDFSKNAHTRGISVIIAGAGGAAHLPGMVASMSPLPVIGVPVKSSNSIDGWDSVLSILQMPGGVPVATVALNGAKNAGILAAQIIGSHDKKVLDTIISYKEELKAAVNKAAESLK
- a CDS encoding M3 family metallopeptidase, which gives rise to MSILTQHFNTKHNTAPFSQIKIEDYVPAFNEAIALAKAEIDAIVNNPDEPTFENTVVAMDFTGDVLDRLSSIFFNLNSAETTDEMQKIAQEVSPLLSEFGNDITLNAALFAKIKAVHEQKEKLNLNPEQTTLLDKKYKSFSRNGANLPEDKKENLREIDKELSKLSLQFGENVLAETNAFELHLTDEKDLAGLPEGTIEAARLLAKSQEKEGWIFTLDYPSYIPFVTYADNRELRKKMAIAFGAKAFQNNEFDNQENVLAIAKLRFKRANLLGYKTHAHFVLEERMAESPEKVFSFLNDLLAKAKPAAQKEFAELASFAKDLDGIEQLEKWDGAYYSEKLKQQLFNLDDEKLKPYFQLEKVLAGAFTVAQKLYGLTFTEVFDIDKYHEEVMTYEVKDTENNLVAIFYADFFPRRGKRNGAWMTSFKSQSIKDGTNERPHISNVCNFTKPTETKPSLLTFNEVTTLFHEFGHGLHGMLANTTYPSLSGTSVFWDFVELPSQIMENWCYEPEALALFANHYETNEVIPIEYVQKIKESASFQEGLATLRQLSFGLLDMAWHGQDPTAITDLKTFETEQFANTQLYPDVKENAMSTAFSHIFQGGYSSGYYSYKWAEVLDADAFEYFQENGIFNYEVAAKFRDNVLSKGGTEHPMTLYKRFRGQEPKPEALLKRAGLL
- a CDS encoding SanA/YdcF family protein, which encodes MKKLLKKLIYLFIIGVIAIISVNWYVKSSTSNLIYHTVNNIPKNEVGIIFGAGINGDQPSKYLKDRLDAGILLYKTHKIDKILLSGDNGRDEYDELTVMKTYCFNHGVDTAKIFIDYAGFDTYSTMYRASHIFKTKKATLISQEYHLNRAIYIGQKLGVKSIGFSANKGEYLGYPYVTFREFGSIFKSFFDVLRNREPRFLGNEININGVSNYSKEDKR
- a CDS encoding T9SS type B sorting domain-containing protein, translated to MTGKHGNTIVLDFKVHNKTNTSIPDYSFVFNWKGVSNVVMWSGMDVIQNGNNGIVELKKTTWGDVLPVGTTIYSVTMNYVPGMFPPGQGTLNGTPIKGITCYTPPATENFKCEKSFSSICAIKPAGPNGNEIKIGEGSVWAWGERVDVYIPENRKGWAIGMAVSHSLFTNLMGFEAMSINEYFATTIQEINAGCEGSKLIAPSWVTKKYPNQDLINGGVNCYDTTGKVAAGYFQQEMGGSWMEMFMNYPCFIPQVSKNSFIGDPAIGASFEFQSIIKMYHDYRNIAFWQYVKCWNPIGFIKDSKDPYAAVKILALAYNQGMNSGAFEPVFVKNRANAVAATNLMDYISPASPSGLDRLYAEQINRLTKVLDDRVADISWTDAAIWGVTDRSAHTFRGFYDSQIEWSDVDEYIKKVTPFYAAFGVTEANFRATIKPVFDRINGGNSISFRYQMHDVVEAIVVFLPAFDPKKGMSETYGNESNGCFAPTARMEGFDGGCGKDLGLTVYFSGTAPYKFTYKRTDVSPEIVYPEITTSQNPYSINPASLSEGTYAIIAISDANSAGEVVCEPIEIKNVGVAISAKLVKDGGGTCTGTGAGVKVEIRSTGSGPFTIEYEINGVAQSPVTINNTGLYSLIVAPAKEGTYRLTKISTGGCNSMLDDTIVIDKGIPVSAGAKLVRYGGVSCSGLGSGIQVYITSTKSGPFKIEYEINGIGQSPVTISSAGLHRLIMAPANVGTYRLTKISVGGCDFLLDDTLIIYGGVPPKASASLIKYRGNACLGENSGVQVEITSPDSGPFVIEYEINGILQSPVTIEDVGLYTLVTAPAQAGIYQITEISTRGCRFSLDNILVIDNEEPFTANAKLVKYGGDSCLGENSGIQVEITSKDSGPFTIDYELNGIVQSPVTIDSKGLFIVIESPAPVGTYRLTKISTRSCSLLMDDVLIIEENTVLVEAVIEGNLMICKGDSTVLEVNIPSNHIIKSYQWEVDDTAIFGANTNTYVATQEGNYTVNIITSKGCYLFSPLAKVIFLNKEDCELEKPELTEWDYPKFFTPNSDGYNDTWHVNNLEIFNKLEIDIFDRYGKFITRLTKDTPGWNGTYRNSPVFASDYWFVLTYEEINNPGIAKQIRSHFSLKR
- a CDS encoding glycosyl hydrolase family 18 protein encodes the protein MKQYYLLFLFSVLFPTLLFSQPSHNKKVVGYYAQWAIYGRDFNVSKIDGSKLTHLNYSFYGTSYDPARPENTKLQCLDTYADFEHMEDGIPWDAPVKGNFYGLMKLKEKYPHLKVLISVGGWTKGQDLSPIAASPVARAALAADMVKFIATYPFIDGFDIDWEYPLSGGTDGTEILNGAPVPPQKYSPDDNKNLVYLLKAMRQAMPNKLITIAAGNNVRNVSKQYLGPNNRAQFGMTEDISTYCDYITFFGYDFGGNWFDKTCYNAPLYASGNTNDPFYGAEQSESLDELTTQYLNVVGFPANKLIMGLPFYGKKFDHVANNGTNPNLPGLFVAAPRDVLSACKNPQPPLGTWDTGSPCENSGSIEICDLVGNSVTTPHPYLDPNTMMVTPKAASAGWVRYWDNTTKVPYLYNSTLKQFISYEDKQSMDLKAKYITSKNLAGGMVWELSQDTRGAVPNALLNQIDASFKVAVEGTLTISGTAKMGTNLVSDVTVQLKDENDAVIQTVKSSDGNFTFTKVVSGANYAVTALKVSYTFTPVKLTNVTANQTGIVIQGTQPLYTITGTVLNGITAVSGVTVTVASATANVTGVSDSKGAYRISGLTAGADYTITAAKTGMTFSPVSTLYSALSENKVLDFNQNATPTNKISGMVKNGSVPIAGAKIELNLPWTDSTHPYATFVATTDAYGKYSFDNAIFSGYTTISSLKMNAWDNNSVVYYPTDLANLPIPVSSKEYNFNSSAAAPQVTITSPSAANLTIVPGAVIQLKANGSMTTDDGKITIASVVFNVNGLNITGTPTTGIEYTATWTPAVADFNKNYTLKATATASNNATAENSFPFYLQCSGTACPNVLPEITWLTPASNTVNQASGFQPVSISVNVTDRDGTISSVAVNVNGTYFPMIKGSGDTYSYTFTPSSYKEYPIIVKAIDNKGGENLLNQSITIVNSKFNPLPAKVIVGYAHGWENTSAPFLYFRQIADKKYNVVVYSFIETVNRDGYTPVLVVNEPRFFTNGVFDPQLLKNDIKSLRDKGIPVIVSIGGQNGHVVLNTINQKNIFVNGIKAIVDQYNFDGVDIDFEGGSMNFGAGALKDFSYSAISAYPKLKNVIDAFKELKAYYGTGFILTAAPETYYVQVGYSVYGDGAGSFLPVIHNLRNELDLLMVQLYNTGSLNALDNTAYSQATPDFLVAMSDMLMKGFNVASTGFYFPPLPASKIVIAIPACPGAAPAGGYLTPDKGIDAFNYLRFGTTYSGRKYTMKSSLQPQMRGVMTWSINWDASCGSGYEFSNKYHDYFSKSLSVDHFDKTGDKNIIAHFKNNVLEIAVHNEATEIDHVEVYNILGQSVLSYKNSQNHRNLWLEDRSFLTKQLFIVVITDNLGQRKSYKLVNF